Genomic segment of Bacteroidota bacterium:
TGATAAATACACGATCGATGTAACTACAACAGGTGAAGATTTTATGACTGCAGTAATTGCATTTGCAGCAGAAACTGCAAGCGTAAACACCCGCAACGAAGGTCGCGACACCCATTTACGCAGCGATGATTTTTTTAATGCTGAAGCATATCCTGCAATTACTTTCAAACCAACAAAATTTGAAAATGTAGACAAAGATGGCAGCTATGAATTATACGGCGATTTGACCATTCGTGACATCACAAAAAATATTAAACTGGATGTTGAATTTGGTGGTGTAATGAAAGACCCTTGGGGAAATGCCAAAGCCGGATTTACCATCAACGGAAAAATTAACCGTACCGATTTTAAATTAAACTGGAATGCTGCTTTGGAAACAGGTGGTGTATTGGTAAGTGAAGATGTTAGAATTAATTGTG
This window contains:
- a CDS encoding polyisoprenoid-binding protein gives rise to the protein MSTATTTTRNWVVDPTHSTIGFSVKHLMMTTVRGEFDKYTIDVTTTGEDFMTAVIAFAAETASVNTRNEGRDTHLRSDDFFNAEAYPAITFKPTKFENVDKDGSYELYGDLTIRDITKNIKLDVEFGGVMKDPWGNAKAGFTINGKINRTDFKLNWNAALETGGVLVSEDVRINCEIQLIEVK